A single Chanos chanos chromosome 8, fChaCha1.1, whole genome shotgun sequence DNA region contains:
- the LOC115818324 gene encoding potassium voltage-gated channel subfamily S member 3-like: MFYGQILHSHGREEDLVNLNVGGVQHKVDRSVLLRFPNTRMAQLLQCRSDEAILRLCDDYNATVKEYFFDRSPHVFRCVLNFYHTGSIHVMEELCVFSFQQELEYWGIQELHLGQCCKNWFQERKEYIEDREWDIRSDDQQPSFDSSFEELSALDKDLEKFKGAWCSDARRYMWLTLEDPSFSLSSKIITVVSLSVVLTSIVAMCIHSMPEFQRYDSSEHPVEDPVLAVMEVVCIVCFSTEFVVRLIVAPCPRKFLSNPLNIIDFASIIPFYATLAFEKLDEEGEEESENLENVGKVVQVLRLMRVFRILKLARHSVGLRALGATLRHSYHEVGLLLIFLSVGVSIFSVLIYSAEKEETGSDLSTIPVGWWWATITMTTVGYGDTCPLTTAGKIVAVLCIICGLLVVALPITIIFNKFSKYYQRNKAMEANQYLCDWNKEPDGVELPYFDLRDLYTQSLQPFFGGITFKDDEGGCEGEAEAYCLRSMEQGDDGDIINQKDDVICL; this comes from the coding sequence ATGTTTTATGGGCAGATTCTTCACAGCCATGGGCGGGAGGAGGACCTTGTTAATCTTAACGTTGGAGGAGTCCAGCACAAAGTGGACCGTAGTGTTTTACTGCGTTTCCCCAACACACGCATGGCCCAGCTCCTGCAGTGCCGCAGTGATGAGGCCATCCTACGACTCTGCGATGATTACAATGCCACAGTGAAGGAATACTTCTTTGACCGCAGTCCACACGTCTTCCGCTGTGTCCTCAATTTCTACCACACGGGCAGTATCCATGTGATGGAGGAGCTTTGTGTTTTCTCCTTTCAGCAGGAGCTGGAGTACTGGGGGATTCAGGAGCTACACCTGGGTCAGTGCTGTAAGAACTGGTTTCAGGAACGCAAGGAGTACATCGAGGACAGGGAGTGGGACATTCGGAGTGATGACCAGCAACCGAGCTTTGACTCTTCTTTTGAGGAGCTGTCTGCCCTGGACAAGGACCTTGAGAAGTTTAAGGGTGCTTGGTGCTCAGACGCACGGCGATACATGTGGCTCACCCTGGAGGACCCCAGCTTCTCTTTATCCTCAAAGATCAtcactgtggtgtccctcagcgTGGTGCTCACCTCCATCGTGGCCATGTGTATCCACAGCATGCCAGAGTTCCAGCGCTATGACAGTAGCGAACATCCCGTTGAGGACCCTGTGCTTGCAGTCATGGAGGTCGTGTGTATCGTCTGCTTCTCGACTGAATTTGTGGTTCGTCTGATTGTGGCCCCGTGCCCACGGAAGTTCCTGAGCAACCCGCTGAACATAATTGACTTTGCCTCCATCATTCCGTTCTATGCCACACTCGCGTTTGAGAAGCTAGATGAGGAGGGTGAAGAGGAGAGCGAGAATTTGGAAAATGTAGGCAAGGTGGTCCAGGTTCTCCGCCTGATGCGAGTGTTCCGAATACTGAAGCTGGCGCGACATTCGGTCGGACTGAGGGCCCTGGGCGCCACACTTCGACACAGCTACCATGAGGTGGGTCTCCTGCTGATCTTCCTCTCTGTAGGAGTCTCCATCTTCTCCGTTCTTATCTACTCCGCAGAAAAGGAGGAAACTGGGTCTGACCTCAGTACTATTCCCGTTGGTTGGTGGTGGGCAACCATCACCATGACGACAGTTGGTTACGGTGATACGTGTCCCCTGACGACAGCAGGGAAAATAGTGGCTGTTCTCTGCATCATCTGTGGGCTGCTGGTTGTAGCTTTGCCCATCACCATTATCTTCAACAAATTCTCAAAGTACTATCAGAGGAACAAAGCCATGGAGGCCAACCAGTATCTGTGTGACTGGAACAAGGAGCCAGATGGTGTTGAACTCCCTTACTTTGATCTCAGAGACCTGTACACTCAGAGTTTACAGCCTTTCTTTGGTGGCATTACCTTTAAAGATGACGAGGGGGGTTGTGAAGGTGAAGCAGAGGCATATTGCCTTAGGTCCATGGAACAAGGTGATGATGGAGATATTATAAATCAGAAAGATGATGTGATCTGCTTGTGA